GCGCGCGGCCTTGTGGTAGGCGGCGGCCTGGGCCTGCTCGGCTGCCTCGAGCGCGGCCAGGTCGGCGGCGTCGTCCAGGCGGCGCAGCGACTCCTTCCAGCCGTCGAGCAGAGCCGGCAGCTCGGACGGCGTGCGCTTGTAGCGGCGCGCCAGCTGCATCCACTGAGACAGGCGCGCGTCGAGCCGCTCCAGCGCATCGGGGTCGGGTTCGGCATGGCGCAGATAGCCCTGCAGCGAATGCGCCACGTCGTCCGCCTGGGCGATGCACGAGGCCAGCACCTCGTTCATCGCGCGAAAGTCCTCGTGGATGTGCTCGTACGCCTGCAGCAGGTGCTGCGCCTGTGCCAGCGCGGCCAGCGCGCCGCCGGCCTCGTCGTCCTGCAGCGCGGACAGCGCGCCCTGGGCGTTGTCGAGCAGGGCCTGGGCGTTGGACAGGCGCGCGTGCTCGGCGTTGAGCTCGTCCCATTCGCCCTCGCGCGGCGCGAGCCTGTCCACCTCGCCGATCTGCCACTGCAGGCGCTCGCGCTCCTGCTGCAGCGTGTCCTGCGCCTCGCGCGCATGGGCCAGCGCCTTCTGCGCGTCGCGCCAGGCGGTCCACAGCGCGGCCAGCGGCTCGGCCTGCGCGCCGGCGTAGGCGTCGAGCAGGCCGCGCACGGCGTCGGGCCGCGTCAGGCTCTGCCAGGCATGCTGGCCGTGGATGTCCAGCAGGTGCTCGCCCAGGGCGCGCATCTGCGCGGCCGTGGCCGGTATGCCGTTGATCCACGCGCGGCTCTTGCCCTGCAGGTCCACGGTGCGGCGCAGCAGCAGCGCGCCGTCGTGTGCAATGCCGGCCTCTTCCAGCCAGGCGCCGAGAGCGGCCGTGCCGGCGTCGAACTCGGCGCAGATGTCGGCGCGCTGCGCGCCCTCGCGTATCACGCCGGTGTCGGCGCGCGCGCCCAGCAGCAGCTGCAAGGCGTCGATCAGGATGGACTTGCCCGCGCCGGTCTCGCCGGTCAGCACCGTGAAGCCGGCGTGCAGGTCCAGGTCCAGCGCCTGCACGATCACGAAGTCGCGCAGCGCGATCCGTCTCAGGGCCATGGTCAGGAGCCTCCCTCGTTCCAGCGCAGCTTCCTGCGCAGGGTGGCGAAGAAGCTCCAGCCGCGTGGGTGCAGGAAACACACGCGGTGGGCCGAGCGCCGCACCAGCACGCGGTCGCCATGCTGCAGCGAGGCCAGCGACTGCATGTCGAAGTTGGCGCTGATGTCGCGCCCGCCCGCCACCTCGATGGCGATCTCGGTGGCGTCGGACAGCACGATGGGGCGGTTGGACAGCGTGTGCGGCGCGATGGGCACCAGCACCCAGCCCGGGATCGACGGGTGCAGCATGGGCCCGCCGGCCGACAGCGCATAGGCCGTGGAGCCCGTGGGCGAGGCGACGATGAGGCCGTCGGCGCGCTGGTTGGAGACGAACACGCCGTCCACCTCCACCCGCAGCTCCACCATGCCCGAGGTGGAGCCGCGGTTGACCACCACGTCGTTGAGGGCCAGCGCCTCGAAGACGGATTCCCCGCCGCGCTCCACGCGCGCCTGCATCAGCGGGCGCACGTCCTCCTCGTAGTCGCCGTGCAGTATGGGGGTGAGGACGTCCTGGTAGCCCTGCAGCGGAATGTCGGTGATGAAGCCCAGCCGCCCCTGGTTGATGCCCACCAGCGGCGTGCCGTAGGCGGCCAGCTTGCGGCCCACGCCGAGCATGGTGCCGTCGCCCCCCACGACCACGCACAGGTCGCAATGCTGGCCGATGCCGTCCACGTCCAGCGTGTGGTAGCCGGTAAGGCCGGTGCTCGCCGCCGTCTCGGTCTCCAGCGTCGGCTCGCACTCCTGCTGGGCGATGAACCGGGCGATGCTCTCGATGATCTGCCGCGAATTGCCCGACGCCGAGCCGGCAACGGGTACCTGGTATTTGCCTATGACGGCCACGCGACGGAAGATGGGCTTCATGCAGAAATTACATCATTAAAATGGTCCGATGCTTGATGACCGCTCCAAGTTGTTGCTCAAGGCCTTGGTCGAGCGCTACATCGCCGACGGGCAGCCGGTGGGCTCCAGGACCCTGTCGCGGGCATCGGGCCTCGAATTGTCGCCCGCCACCATCCGCAACGTGATGGCAGACCTGGAGGATCTGGGGCTTATCGCCAGTCCCCACACCTCGGCTGGCCGCGTGCCTACGGCCAAGGGGTACCGGCTCTTCGTGGACACCATGCTCACCGTGCAGCAGGAGCAGCTGCCGGCCCTGCAGATCAAGCCCGAGCAGCCGCAGAAGGTGATCGCCAACGCGGCGCACCTGCTGTCCAGCCTGTCGCAGTTCGTGGGCGTGGTCATGGCGCCGCGCCGCACCTCGGTGTTCCGGCACATCGAGTTCCTGCGGCTGTCGGAGCGGCGGCTGCTGGTGATCATCGTCTCGCCCGACGGTGACGTGCAGAACCGCGTGCTCTTCACCGAGTCCGACTACACCCAGTCTCAGCTGGTGGAGGCGGCCAACTTCCTCAACGCCCACTACGCGGGCCTGGCCATGGAGCAGGTGCGCGAGCGGCTCAGGCTGGAGGTGGACAAGCTGCGCGGCGAGATCGCGGCGCTGAT
This region of Alicycliphilus denitrificans K601 genomic DNA includes:
- a CDS encoding NAD kinase gives rise to the protein MKPIFRRVAVIGKYQVPVAGSASGNSRQIIESIARFIAQQECEPTLETETAASTGLTGYHTLDVDGIGQHCDLCVVVGGDGTMLGVGRKLAAYGTPLVGINQGRLGFITDIPLQGYQDVLTPILHGDYEEDVRPLMQARVERGGESVFEALALNDVVVNRGSTSGMVELRVEVDGVFVSNQRADGLIVASPTGSTAYALSAGGPMLHPSIPGWVLVPIAPHTLSNRPIVLSDATEIAIEVAGGRDISANFDMQSLASLQHGDRVLVRRSAHRVCFLHPRGWSFFATLRRKLRWNEGGS
- the recN gene encoding DNA repair protein RecN, yielding MALRRIALRDFVIVQALDLDLHAGFTVLTGETGAGKSILIDALQLLLGARADTGVIREGAQRADICAEFDAGTAALGAWLEEAGIAHDGALLLRRTVDLQGKSRAWINGIPATAAQMRALGEHLLDIHGQHAWQSLTRPDAVRGLLDAYAGAQAEPLAALWTAWRDAQKALAHAREAQDTLQQERERLQWQIGEVDRLAPREGEWDELNAEHARLSNAQALLDNAQGALSALQDDEAGGALAALAQAQHLLQAYEHIHEDFRAMNEVLASCIAQADDVAHSLQGYLRHAEPDPDALERLDARLSQWMQLARRYKRTPSELPALLDGWKESLRRLDDAADLAALEAAEQAQAAAYHKAARALSQKRARAAPKLAQAITQAMQGLGMTGGRFEVQVDKATEPGPHGVDQVAFLVSSHPGMTPRPVGKVASGGELSRIALAISVATSALGEAPTLIFDEVDSGVGGAVAETVGRLMQQLGRERQVLAVTHLPQVAACANHHLIVSKHRHAEGTTSAVATAGADERVAEVARMLGGQQQSPTTLAHAREMLDGARAATAAG
- the hrcA gene encoding heat-inducible transcriptional repressor HrcA — translated: MLDDRSKLLLKALVERYIADGQPVGSRTLSRASGLELSPATIRNVMADLEDLGLIASPHTSAGRVPTAKGYRLFVDTMLTVQQEQLPALQIKPEQPQKVIANAAHLLSSLSQFVGVVMAPRRTSVFRHIEFLRLSERRLLVIIVSPDGDVQNRVLFTESDYTQSQLVEAANFLNAHYAGLAMEQVRERLRLEVDKLRGEIAALMQAAVNAGSQALSESQEEVVFSGERNLLAVSDFSGDMGHLRRAFDLFEQKTQILRLLDISSRAEGVRIFIGGESQVVPFEELSVVSAPYEVDGQVVGTLGVIGPTRMPYDRMIQIVDITSKLVSNALSHHK